In Streptomyces sp. HUAS ZL42, the DNA window ACCCACGCGGGCGCTGCGGGCGGAACTCGGGGCCATCGGACGGTGCACCGAGCACTCGCTGACCCTGGCGGGCGGCGGCCACCGGGGCGCCCTGTGGGCACTCGGCCTGCTGGTCGCCGCCGCCGCCCTCGACCCCCGCGCGAAGGCCCGTGAGATCGCGTCGACGGCCCGGCGGATCGCGGCTTTCACCGACCGCGGCGCCCCACGCCGGCCGTCGCGCGGGTCCACCATCTCGGCCAAGTACGGTGCCGCCGGTGCCCGCGGCGAGGGCAGGGCCGGATTCCCGCACGTACGGCGGGCGTTGGACACGCTCGCTGCGGCGCGCTCCGCCGGCGCGAACGAGGCTCAGGCCCGCCTCGACGCCCTCCTCACCGTGATGTCCACGCTCCAGGACACGGAGTTGCTGTACACGGCGGGCCCGCTCGGTCTGCGGCATGTCCAGGCGGGCGCCCGGGGTGTGCTGGAGGCGGGCGGTACGGCGACGCCCGCCGGTGCGGAGGCGCTGGCCGCTTTCGACGCCGACCTGCACGCGCGCGCGTGGAGTCCGCGGGGGAGTGCGGGGTTGCTGGCGGGGGCGTTGTTCCTGGACTCGTTGCCGGTTGTGGTGGGGGCGGGTGTGCGGGCTGCCTGAAGGGTGCCCTGCGCCGGGGTCCGACCCGGTTCAGGGCCCTTCCAGTACCCGCCCCAGCACCTCCAACGCCTCCGGATAGACCCGCTCCCGAGGCGTCCCGTACCCCACGACCAGCCCCTGCGGCCGCCCCTCGCCGCCTGGCGCGTGCCAGTGCTCCCCCAGGCGCCCCACCGCGAGCCCTTCCGCTTCCGCCCGCGCGAGCACTTCCCCCTCGTCGTCCACCTCCACCAGCGCGTGCAGCCCGGCCGCGATCCCGCGCACACTGTGCCGCGCCCCCAAACGGCCGAGGAGCTGGTCCCTGCGGCGGCGGTAGCGCAACCGGCACGCGCGCACGTGACGGTCGTACGCATGGCTGTCGATCAGCTCCGCGAGTGCCAACTGGCCGATGGACTCGGTGTGGTGGTCGCTGTGCAGCTTGGCGTCGGCCACCGCGTCGACCAGGTGGGGCGGCAGCACCAGCCAGCCGAGCCGCAGCGCCGGGCCCAGCGTCTTGGAGGCGGTGCCCACGTGGACGACCTGTCGCGGGGCCATGCCCTGGAGCGCACCGACGGGCTGCCGGTCGTAGCGGAACTCCCCGTCGTAGTCGTCCTCTACGATCAACGCCCCACACCCGCGTGCCCAGTCCGTGAGCGCTCGTCGCCGCTCGGGGTGCAGGGTCACGCCCGTCGGGTACTGGTGCGCGGCCGTGACGACGACGGCCGACACGTCCCCCAAGTCCTCGACACGCACGCCGCCTTCATCGACCCGCGCGGGCACCACGCTGCCGCCGTTGCGCCGTACGACCTCCCGGTGGAAGGGCAGCCCGGGATCCTCCATGGCGACCGTACCGCCCCCCAGCACACGTGTGAGAAGGGCAAGACCCTGCACGTACCCGGAGGTGACCACGATCCGCTCGGGCGGCGCGACCACCCCGCGAGCCCGCCCCAGGTACCCCGACAGCGCCGTGCGCAGCTCGATCCGGCCGCGCGGATCGCCGTAGTCGTACGCCTGGGAGGGCGCCGTGGCGATGGCACGGCGCAGCGCCCGCAGCCAGGCCGCCGCCGGGAACACCCCGACGTCCGGGCTGCCGGGCCGCAGATCGAAACGCGGCGCACACGCGCGTGCGGAGGCCTCCGGCGGCTCGGCGTCGACGAAAGGCAGGGAGGCAACCTCGGTACCGGATCCCTGCCGGGCGGTGAGGTACCCCTCGGCGACGAGTTGGTCGTACGCCGCTTTCACCGTCCCCCGCGAGACCCCCAGCTCGGCCGCGAGCCGCCGCGTGGCGGGCAACCGCGCCCCAGGTGCCAGCCGCCCGTCGCGCACGGCGTCACGCAGGGCGTGTTCAAGCCCTGCGCGACGCCCTTCAGCCGCGACGACTTCCAGATGCAGGTCCACACCAACGCCCTCAGGGGCGCGGGGCTGGGACATCATGCGGCCCTGCCGCGGGGCGCGACCAGCCACGGCCTACCCGCGGACGCAACTCAGCCCTGGGACCCTTTGACCTCAGCCATCCACGCCTCGACCTCGTCGGACCGCCGGGGCAGCCCGGCCGACAGATTCCGGTTCCCGTCCTCCGTCACGAGGATGTCGTCCTCGATCCGCACACCGATCCCCCGGTACTCCTCGGGAACCGTCAGATCATCGGCCTGGAAGTACAGCCCCGGCTCGACGGTCAGCACCACGCCGGGCTCGAGAACGCCGTCCACATACGTCTCCACCCGCGCGGCAGCGCAGTCGTGCACGTCCATGCCGAGCATGTGCCCGGTCCCGTGCAGCGTCCACCGCCGCTGCAGGCCGAGCTCCAGCACCCGCTCCACGGGCCCCTCGACCAGCCCCCACTCCACGAGCCGCTCGGCCAGCACGCGCTGCGCGGCGTCGTGGAAGTCCCGGTACTTCGCGCCCGGCTTCACCGCCGCGATACCGGCCTCCTGGGCGTCGTACACGGCGTCGTAGATCTTCTTCTGGATCTCGCTGAAGCGGCCGTTGATCGGCAGGGTGCGCGTGACGTCGGCGGTGTAGTACGTGTGCGTCTCGACGCCCGCGTCCAGCAGCAGCAGGTCACCCGGGCGCACCGGCCCGTCGTTGCGCACCCAGTGCAGCGTGCAGGCGTGCGGTCCTGCGGCGCAGATGGAGCCGTAGCCGACGTCGTTGCCCTCCACGCGCGCGCGGAGGAAGAACGTGCCCTCGATGTAGCGCTCGGACGTGGCCTCCGCCTTGTCGAGGACGCGGACGACGTCCTCGAAGCCGCGGACCGTCGAGTCGACGGCCTTCTGCAGCTCGCCGATCTCGAAGTCGTCCTTGACCAGCCGGGCCTCGGAGAGGAAGACGCGCAGCTCCTCGTCCCGTTCGGCGGTGACCTTGTCGGTCAGGGCCGCCTCGATGCCCGCGTCGTGGCCACGGACGACCCGCACCGGGCCCGACGCCTCGCGCAGCTTGCCGGCGAGTTCGCGCACATCGGAGGCCGGGATGCCGTACAGCGCCTCGGACTCGGTGAGCGAGTGCCGGCGGCCGACCCACAGCTCGCCCTGGCCGGAGAGCCAGAACTCGCCGTTCTCGCGGTCGGAGCGCGGCAGGAGGTAGATCGTCTCCTTGTGGCCGTCCGCGGTGGGCTCCAGGACGAGGACGCCGTCCTCGGTCTGGTTGCCCGTGAGGTACGCGTACTCGACCGATGCCCGGAAGGGGTACTCCGTGTCGTTCGAGCGGGTCTTGAGGTTGCCCGCCGGGATCACCAGGCGCTCGCCGGGGAAGCGCGCCGACAGCGCGGCACGGCGGGCGGCCGTCTCGGCGGCCTGGGGGATCGGCTGCAGGTCGCGCAGCTCGGTGTCGGCCCAGCCCGACTTCATGTTCTCCGCCAGCTCGTCGGACACGCCCGGGTACAGGCCGTTCTTGCGCTGCTTGATGGGCTCCTCGGTCTCCTCCGGGGTCTCCGGGGTGAGCTCCTCGGCCACGGTCATCCTCCTCGATACGGCACTGGACCCCCTCCATCGTACGGTCGTACGGAAGGGGGCCCAGGGCGGAAAGACCTCTTACCTCATACCCACGCGTTACTCGAAGCGCGCCGCCAGCAGCACCACGTCCTCCGGGCTGTCCTGCGCGTCCAGTCCGTCCGGCAGCACCGTCCGCAGGACGTGGTCGGCGATCGCGCCCGGGTCGTGGCGCAGCGCCCTCGGCAGGCCGGCGGCCGCCGCGTGCAGCCGGGCGAAGGCGCGGTCCGTGGGGTCGCCGGTGCGGTGCAGCAGCCCGTCGGTGTAGAGCAGAACCGTCTCTCCTGCCGCGGCCTGGATCTCCACGCTCGGCGCTTCCCAGCAGGCCAGCATGCCGAGCGGCGCCGACACGGACGTCTCGACGAACTCCGTGCGCCGCTCGCCGATCAGCAGCGGCGGGCTGTGCCCGGCCCCGGCGAGGGTGATCTTGCGCAGGGCGGGCTCGCAGTAAGCGAAGAGGGCGGTGGCGGAACGGGCGGGCTCGGTGAGGCGCAGCAGCAGCTCCAGGTCGGACAGCACGGCGACCGGGTCCTCGCCCTCCATCACGGCGTACGCGCGCAGGGAGGCACGCAGCCGCCCCATGGCGGCGATGGCGCTGGGACCGGAACCGGTCACCGAGCCGACCGCGAGGCCCAGCGCCGCGTCCGGCA includes these proteins:
- a CDS encoding triphosphoribosyl-dephospho-CoA synthase, which produces MTSREDERLAEAAVAALTGQLALTPKPGLPDRRDLTARATRVDHSALRWSAKALAPGFAAMAASARRTGEPTRALRAELGAIGRCTEHSLTLAGGGHRGALWALGLLVAAAALDPRAKAREIASTARRIAAFTDRGAPRRPSRGSTISAKYGAAGARGEGRAGFPHVRRALDTLAAARSAGANEAQARLDALLTVMSTLQDTELLYTAGPLGLRHVQAGARGVLEAGGTATPAGAEALAAFDADLHARAWSPRGSAGLLAGALFLDSLPVVVGAGVRAA
- a CDS encoding aminopeptidase P family protein, giving the protein MTVAEELTPETPEETEEPIKQRKNGLYPGVSDELAENMKSGWADTELRDLQPIPQAAETAARRAALSARFPGERLVIPAGNLKTRSNDTEYPFRASVEYAYLTGNQTEDGVLVLEPTADGHKETIYLLPRSDRENGEFWLSGQGELWVGRRHSLTESEALYGIPASDVRELAGKLREASGPVRVVRGHDAGIEAALTDKVTAERDEELRVFLSEARLVKDDFEIGELQKAVDSTVRGFEDVVRVLDKAEATSERYIEGTFFLRARVEGNDVGYGSICAAGPHACTLHWVRNDGPVRPGDLLLLDAGVETHTYYTADVTRTLPINGRFSEIQKKIYDAVYDAQEAGIAAVKPGAKYRDFHDAAQRVLAERLVEWGLVEGPVERVLELGLQRRWTLHGTGHMLGMDVHDCAAARVETYVDGVLEPGVVLTVEPGLYFQADDLTVPEEYRGIGVRIEDDILVTEDGNRNLSAGLPRRSDEVEAWMAEVKGSQG
- a CDS encoding PLP-dependent aminotransferase family protein; translated protein: MSQPRAPEGVGVDLHLEVVAAEGRRAGLEHALRDAVRDGRLAPGARLPATRRLAAELGVSRGTVKAAYDQLVAEGYLTARQGSGTEVASLPFVDAEPPEASARACAPRFDLRPGSPDVGVFPAAAWLRALRRAIATAPSQAYDYGDPRGRIELRTALSGYLGRARGVVAPPERIVVTSGYVQGLALLTRVLGGGTVAMEDPGLPFHREVVRRNGGSVVPARVDEGGVRVEDLGDVSAVVVTAAHQYPTGVTLHPERRRALTDWARGCGALIVEDDYDGEFRYDRQPVGALQGMAPRQVVHVGTASKTLGPALRLGWLVLPPHLVDAVADAKLHSDHHTESIGQLALAELIDSHAYDRHVRACRLRYRRRRDQLLGRLGARHSVRGIAAGLHALVEVDDEGEVLARAEAEGLAVGRLGEHWHAPGGEGRPQGLVVGYGTPRERVYPEALEVLGRVLEGP